From a single Flavobacterium sp. genomic region:
- the ahcY gene encoding adenosylhomocysteinase, which translates to MSTQTLPYVAYKVKDISLAAWGRKEIELAEAEMPGLMALRAEYGASQPLKGARIAGCLHMTIQTAVLIETLIALGAEVTWSSCNIFSTQDQAAAAIAAAGIQVYAWKGLNEEDFDWCIEQTLFFGEDRKPLNMILDDGGDLTNMVFDRYPELIPGINGLSEETTTGVHRLYERMKAGTLHMPAINVNDSVTKSKFDNKYGCKESAVDAVRRATDIMLAGKRVVVCGYGDVGKGTAASFRGAGSIVTVTEIDPICALQAAMDGFEVKKLNTVVGNADIIITTTGNKDIVLGSHFEQMKDKTIVCNIGHFDNEIDMAWLNKNHGASKIEIKPQVDKYTINGKDIIILAEGRLVNLGCATGHPSFVMSNSFTNQTLAQIELWTNISAYKNEVYMLPKHLDEKVAALHLAKLGVELETLRDDQAAYIGVEVQGPFKPEYYRY; encoded by the coding sequence ATGAGTACACAAACATTACCTTATGTAGCTTATAAAGTGAAGGATATTTCACTTGCGGCTTGGGGAAGAAAAGAGATTGAATTAGCAGAAGCTGAAATGCCAGGTTTAATGGCTTTAAGAGCAGAATATGGAGCATCTCAACCTTTAAAAGGAGCTAGAATTGCAGGATGTCTTCACATGACAATTCAAACGGCTGTTTTAATTGAAACTTTAATTGCTTTAGGTGCAGAAGTTACTTGGTCTTCTTGTAACATTTTCTCAACTCAAGATCAGGCTGCTGCTGCTATTGCTGCTGCTGGAATTCAAGTATATGCTTGGAAAGGTTTGAATGAAGAAGATTTCGATTGGTGTATTGAGCAAACTTTATTCTTTGGTGAAGATAGAAAACCATTGAACATGATTTTGGATGATGGTGGAGATTTAACCAACATGGTTTTTGACCGTTATCCAGAATTAATTCCTGGAATCAATGGATTATCAGAAGAAACTACAACTGGAGTTCACCGTTTGTACGAAAGAATGAAAGCTGGAACATTACACATGCCCGCTATTAACGTTAATGATTCGGTTACGAAATCTAAATTTGATAACAAATACGGATGTAAAGAATCGGCTGTTGATGCTGTTAGAAGAGCGACAGACATTATGTTAGCTGGAAAAAGAGTGGTTGTTTGTGGATATGGTGATGTTGGAAAAGGAACTGCGGCTTCTTTCCGTGGCGCTGGTTCTATTGTAACGGTTACTGAAATTGATCCTATTTGTGCTTTACAAGCAGCAATGGACGGTTTTGAAGTTAAAAAATTAAATACTGTTGTTGGTAATGCTGACATTATTATTACTACAACTGGAAATAAAGACATCGTTTTAGGTTCGCACTTTGAGCAAATGAAAGATAAAACTATCGTTTGTAACATTGGCCACTTTGATAACGAAATTGACATGGCTTGGTTAAACAAAAACCATGGTGCATCTAAAATCGAAATTAAACCACAAGTTGACAAATATACTATCAACGGAAAAGATATTATCATCTTAGCTGAAGGTCGTTTAGTAAACTTAGGTTGTGCTACAGGTCACCCAAGTTTTGTAATGAGTAATTCATTTACAAACCAAACGTTAGCTCAAATTGAATTATGGACTAATATTTCTGCTTACAAAAACGAAGTGTACATGTTACCTAAACATTTAGATGAAAAAGTAGCCGCTTTACACTTAGCTAAATTAGGAGTTGAATTAGAAACTTTACGTGATGACCAAGCAGCATATATTGGTGTAGAAGTACAAGGCCCATTCAAGCCAGAATATTACAGATACTAA
- a CDS encoding PH domain-containing protein — translation MIDNLKKILNEDQDPKAIEKITAKLENLLMSNEEVGYIAVQKKPAVTIFPDSIVVTNKRIILCKPKNLGLSMEFIDYDWDDISGSFVKEGILGADFTFTTNSDLTQTVDYLPKNQARKLYTYAKEQLDLLKNPKAATPIVEEVKQEAPIESPVQEEVVEEIQAEEVTHFAELMPTPNDVIRDTEVEAPISEEKGLAHLTQDELFAKLQNYKKLLDNGLILQGEYDRLKSDILKYL, via the coding sequence ATGATAGACAACTTAAAAAAAATATTAAACGAAGATCAAGATCCAAAAGCTATTGAGAAAATAACGGCTAAATTAGAGAATCTTCTAATGTCGAACGAAGAAGTAGGCTACATTGCCGTTCAAAAAAAACCAGCGGTAACTATTTTTCCAGACAGTATTGTAGTAACCAACAAACGTATCATTTTGTGTAAGCCTAAAAACTTAGGATTATCAATGGAATTCATTGATTACGATTGGGATGATATTTCAGGTTCATTTGTAAAAGAAGGTATTTTAGGTGCTGATTTTACCTTTACAACTAATTCCGATTTAACACAAACGGTTGATTATTTACCAAAAAATCAGGCAAGAAAATTATACACTTACGCTAAAGAGCAATTGGATTTATTGAAAAATCCAAAAGCAGCAACTCCAATTGTAGAAGAAGTTAAACAAGAAGCTCCAATTGAATCGCCAGTTCAAGAAGAAGTTGTAGAAGAAATTCAAGCGGAAGAAGTAACTCATTTTGCAGAGTTAATGCCTACTCCAAATGATGTTATTCGTGATACGGAAGTAGAAGCTCCAATTTCAGAAGAAAAAGGATTAGCGCATTTAACGCAAGACGAATTGTTTGCGAAACTTCAGAATTATAAGAAATTATTAGACAACGGATTAATCCTTCAAGGGGAATACGACCGATTAAAATCCGATATTTTAAAATATCTATAA
- a CDS encoding MmcQ/YjbR family DNA-binding protein, whose translation MDIQQLYEFCQSKKGVTEHFPFDEDTLVFKVGGKMFCLTSLTEWEKGTPSLNLKCDPERALELRAEYEAIEPGYHMSKVHWNTVRFHGDVSDKMMCELINHSYELVFKSLTKKVQQEIQELEN comes from the coding sequence ATGGATATTCAACAACTTTACGAATTCTGTCAATCTAAAAAAGGCGTTACCGAACATTTTCCATTTGATGAAGATACTTTGGTGTTTAAAGTGGGTGGAAAAATGTTTTGTTTAACGTCGTTAACCGAATGGGAAAAAGGGACACCATCGTTAAATTTAAAGTGTGATCCTGAACGGGCTTTGGAACTTCGAGCGGAATATGAAGCTATTGAACCAGGTTATCATATGAGTAAAGTGCATTGGAATACCGTTCGTTTTCACGGTGATGTTTCCGATAAAATGATGTGCGAATTGATTAATCATTCTTACGAACTTGTTTTCAAAAGTTTAACGAAAAAAGTCCAACAAGAAATTCAAGAATTAGAAAATTAG
- a CDS encoding MBL fold metallo-hydrolase, with translation MTNKPKDTEVEVTLIGTGGGYGESIVLKVSKDSWVIIDSCINPNNKQPLAIEYLNSIGVNLDNVELIICTHWHNDHIKGLSKALELCKKAEFCFSSVHDLDKFLLLCELDYTKSTKGSISSTNEFSQCLKIINDREDAYFVRAQKDLLLLKKKNIEIDFEIFSLSPSPKTISNFDSEISTLITEFGKRNTAVINKTPNDKSVAILLKFNNHRVLLGADLEIGKDDSEGWKHIVKHSKIIDDNKASLYKIPHHGSENGYLEAIFDVLVNNDSVLKLTPYNSSGLPTEDMTNVYLGHSKDLYITSQNHKSRKPKKRDNSIEKVINRSVVSLVEIKFTHGIIRSRIDYTSKDSIWNSEVFESAARIEN, from the coding sequence ATGACCAATAAACCTAAAGATACAGAAGTTGAAGTAACTTTAATAGGTACAGGTGGTGGATATGGAGAATCAATTGTTTTGAAAGTATCTAAAGATTCATGGGTAATTATAGATAGTTGTATAAATCCTAACAATAAACAGCCATTAGCAATTGAGTACCTTAATTCTATTGGAGTCAATTTGGACAATGTTGAACTAATTATTTGTACTCATTGGCACAATGATCATATAAAAGGACTCTCAAAAGCACTTGAATTATGTAAAAAAGCAGAATTTTGTTTTTCATCAGTTCACGATCTTGATAAGTTTTTATTATTATGTGAATTGGATTACACAAAATCAACAAAAGGATCTATTAGTTCAACAAATGAGTTTAGTCAATGTTTGAAAATAATTAATGATAGAGAAGATGCTTATTTTGTAAGAGCTCAAAAGGATTTACTCTTGTTAAAAAAGAAAAACATAGAAATAGATTTTGAAATATTTTCACTCTCTCCCTCACCGAAGACAATTTCAAATTTTGATTCAGAAATAAGTACTTTAATTACAGAGTTTGGCAAAAGAAATACTGCTGTAATAAATAAGACTCCTAACGATAAATCAGTTGCGATATTATTAAAATTTAATAATCACAGAGTTTTGCTTGGTGCTGATTTAGAAATTGGTAAAGATGATAGTGAGGGATGGAAGCATATTGTTAAACACTCTAAAATTATTGACGACAATAAAGCTAGTTTATATAAAATTCCTCATCATGGTTCTGAAAATGGTTACTTAGAAGCGATTTTCGATGTGTTAGTTAATAATGATAGTGTATTAAAATTAACACCGTATAATAGTAGCGGACTTCCAACGGAAGATATGACTAATGTATATTTAGGGCATTCAAAAGATTTATATATAACTTCTCAGAATCATAAAAGTAGAAAGCCAAAAAAGAGAGATAATTCTATTGAAAAAGTTATTAATAGATCTGTTGTTAGTTTAGTTGAAATTAAATTTACCCATGGTATAATTAGATCTAGAATTGATTATACATCTAAGGATAGTATTTGGAATTCAGAAGTATTTGAAAGCGCTGCAAGGATTGAAAACTAA
- a CDS encoding DUF4407 domain-containing protein codes for MLKRFFMLCSGVDSDIINGCSNGEQNKYAGIGATVFFTAVMAFIASAYALFTVFDNAFIAVAFGLVWGLLIFNLDRFIVSTIKKRDSFLDEFIQATPRIALAIIIAIVISKPLEIKIFEKEINTVLLKEKNEMMLANKKQVANYFQSDLDKNKAQIDSLKSDILKKEKEVNDLYSVYITEAEGTAGTKKLGKGPVYKEKREKHDASMQDLATLKTTNQTKISDLEAKSKTLQADLDKKVTETQPIIEGFDGLMARINALHKLPFLPSFFIMLLFLAIETSPIIAKLLSPKSEYDFKQEDNEMGIKNMLAQNRYQSELQKKTDAEIYDKVYVDIKEDKELYNYKKKSALELLKLQADGFVEKQKKSM; via the coding sequence ATGTTAAAACGTTTTTTTATGTTATGTTCGGGCGTAGATTCCGACATAATTAATGGCTGTTCTAATGGCGAGCAAAACAAATATGCCGGAATTGGAGCAACCGTTTTCTTCACAGCCGTAATGGCTTTTATTGCGAGTGCTTATGCACTTTTTACCGTTTTCGATAATGCATTTATTGCAGTTGCATTCGGTTTAGTTTGGGGTTTGCTTATTTTTAATTTGGATCGATTTATTGTTTCTACCATTAAAAAAAGAGATAGCTTTTTAGACGAATTTATTCAGGCTACTCCGCGTATTGCTTTGGCGATTATTATTGCTATCGTAATTTCAAAACCCTTGGAAATTAAAATCTTCGAAAAAGAAATCAATACGGTTTTACTAAAAGAAAAAAATGAAATGATGTTGGCTAACAAAAAACAAGTAGCCAATTATTTTCAATCGGATTTAGATAAAAACAAAGCGCAAATTGATAGTTTAAAATCGGATATTCTTAAAAAAGAAAAAGAAGTAAACGATTTATATTCGGTTTACATCACAGAAGCTGAAGGAACTGCTGGAACTAAAAAGTTAGGCAAAGGTCCGGTTTATAAAGAAAAACGTGAAAAACACGATGCTTCTATGCAAGACTTAGCTACTTTAAAAACAACCAACCAAACAAAAATCAGCGATTTAGAAGCCAAATCCAAAACTTTACAAGCCGATCTAGATAAAAAAGTCACCGAAACCCAACCTATTATTGAAGGATTCGACGGTTTAATGGCTCGAATTAATGCTTTGCATAAATTACCTTTCTTGCCATCGTTTTTCATTATGCTGTTGTTTTTAGCGATTGAAACTTCGCCAATTATCGCCAAATTATTATCACCCAAAAGTGAATACGATTTCAAACAAGAAGACAACGAAATGGGCATCAAAAATATGCTAGCTCAAAATCGTTACCAAAGCGAATTACAAAAGAAAACCGATGCCGAAATTTACGATAAGGTTTATGTCGACATCAAAGAAGATAAAGAACTGTACAACTACAAAAAGAAAAGCGCATTAGAATTATTAAAACTCCAAGCTGATGGTTTTGTGGAGAAACAGAAGAAATCGATGTAG